A window of the Pseudomonas furukawaii genome harbors these coding sequences:
- a CDS encoding FAD-binding oxidoreductase → MRRWNGWGDESTVVELPANGARFLAERIGAGQALADAGLEQVLARVPASRLAPHPLISLDAETRVRHARGQSLPDWLAMREGEFGQFPDGVAFPETQEEVRQLMALAAERDWVLIPYGGGTSVAGHINPQASGRPVLTLSLERMNRLLELDEESQVAVFGPGANGPQVESQLRARGYTLGHFPQSWELSTLGGWVASRSSGQQSLRYGRIEQLFAGGTLETFAGPMALPTFPASAAGPDLRELVLGSEGRFGVISEVRVRVTPLARQEAFYAVFLPNWAQALQGIRSLVQARLPLSMLRLSNAIETETQLALAGHPGQIALLEKYLALRGAGAGKCMLTFGVTGSPALNAASLKQARRLLKGFGGVFTGTLLGRKWAENRFRFPYLRHALWEAGYVVDTLETATDWANVGHLLDKVEASLRDGLAAQGERVHVFTHLSHVYGEGSSLYTTYVYRPGGSYAEALARWRTLKTAASEVIAHNRGTISHQHGVGRDHAPWLPVEKGPLGMATLRTLARHFDPDGRLVPGVLLED, encoded by the coding sequence ATGCGACGCTGGAACGGCTGGGGCGATGAATCGACTGTGGTGGAGTTGCCCGCCAATGGCGCGAGATTTCTCGCCGAGCGCATCGGCGCCGGGCAGGCGCTGGCCGATGCCGGCCTGGAACAGGTGCTGGCGCGGGTTCCGGCCTCGCGCCTGGCGCCCCATCCGCTGATCAGCCTGGATGCCGAGACCCGCGTGCGCCACGCCCGGGGCCAGAGCCTGCCGGATTGGCTGGCCATGCGCGAGGGCGAGTTCGGCCAGTTCCCGGATGGCGTGGCCTTTCCGGAAACCCAGGAAGAGGTCCGCCAGCTGATGGCCCTGGCCGCCGAGCGCGACTGGGTGCTGATTCCCTACGGCGGCGGCACCTCGGTGGCGGGCCATATCAATCCCCAGGCGAGCGGGCGGCCGGTGCTGACCCTGTCCCTGGAGCGCATGAACCGGCTGCTGGAGCTGGACGAGGAAAGCCAGGTCGCCGTGTTCGGTCCGGGTGCCAACGGCCCGCAGGTGGAAAGCCAGTTGCGGGCGCGGGGCTACACCCTGGGGCATTTCCCGCAATCCTGGGAGCTGTCCACCCTGGGCGGCTGGGTCGCCAGTCGCTCCAGTGGCCAGCAGTCCCTGCGCTACGGGCGCATCGAGCAATTGTTCGCCGGTGGCACCCTGGAGACCTTCGCCGGGCCCATGGCGCTGCCGACCTTCCCGGCGTCGGCGGCGGGGCCGGACCTGCGGGAGCTGGTGCTGGGCTCCGAAGGGCGCTTCGGGGTGATCTCCGAGGTGCGCGTGCGGGTCACGCCGCTGGCGCGACAGGAGGCTTTCTATGCGGTCTTCCTGCCCAATTGGGCACAGGCGCTGCAGGGTATCCGCAGCCTCGTCCAGGCGCGGCTGCCGCTGTCGATGTTGCGGCTGTCCAATGCCATCGAGACCGAGACCCAACTGGCCCTCGCCGGTCATCCGGGGCAGATCGCCCTGCTGGAGAAGTACCTGGCCCTGCGCGGGGCGGGCGCCGGCAAGTGCATGCTGACCTTCGGCGTCACCGGCAGCCCCGCGCTGAATGCCGCCTCGCTGAAACAGGCCAGACGCCTGCTGAAGGGGTTCGGCGGCGTCTTCACCGGTACCCTGCTGGGGCGCAAATGGGCAGAGAACCGCTTCCGCTTCCCGTACCTGCGTCACGCCTTGTGGGAGGCCGGCTACGTGGTGGACACCCTGGAAACCGCCACCGACTGGGCCAACGTCGGCCATCTGCTGGACAAGGTGGAGGCCAGCCTGCGTGATGGCCTGGCCGCGCAAGGCGAGCGGGTCCATGTGTTCACCCACCTGTCTCACGTCTACGGCGAGGGGTCGAGCCTCTACACCACCTATGTCTATCGGCCCGGCGGCAGTTACGCCGAGGCCCTGGCTCGTTGGCGCACGCTCAAGACCGCCGCCAGCGAGGTCATCGCCCACAACCGCGGCACCATCAGTCACCAGCACGGCGTCGGCCGCGACCACGCGCCCTGGCTGCCGGTGGAGAAAGGTCCCCTCGGCATGGCCACCTTGCGCACCCTGGCACGGCATTTCGATCCCGACGGGCGCCTGGTGCCCGGCGTGCTGCTCGAGGACTGA
- a CDS encoding glycerol-3-phosphate dehydrogenase/oxidase: MADWNARWRAEALPTLANRDWDLIVVGGGICGAGILREAARRGWSCLLLEQRDFAWGTSSRSSKMVHGGLRYIAKGQFGLTRASVRERQRLLAEAPGLVDPLSFVMPHRGGFPGPRVFGGLLAVYDALAGKRNHLFYPLQELHFLVPGLDESGLEGGTRFFDAVTDDARLVMRVLGEARAEGGEALNGMRVLGLQREGARVTGLEAEDAESGRRFRFRARAVALATGAWADRLRRPEGRAHVRPLRGSHLLLPGWRLPLAHAISFMHPADGRPVFVFPWEGATVVGTTDLDHEGPLDEDAQISSAEVDYLLAACAQEFPAARIGRADVLSTWAGVRPVVSEGDARLKPSDEKREHALWVEPGCVTLAGGKLTTFRLLALEVLRACTGFVGRRWTEASGPVFAPTPTVKLPTLSPAQGLRLAGRLGRALPSLVPWVAALGAERVGATDTLWAELAWAAQGELVLHLDDLLLRRTRIGLLLAEGGRVELPRIRALCQPLLGWDDARWADEEDHYLTLWRRCYSLPDKDAS; encoded by the coding sequence ATGGCCGACTGGAATGCCCGCTGGCGCGCCGAAGCGCTGCCGACGCTGGCGAACCGCGACTGGGACCTGATCGTGGTGGGCGGTGGCATCTGCGGCGCCGGCATCCTGCGGGAGGCGGCGCGTCGGGGCTGGAGTTGCCTGCTGCTGGAGCAGCGGGACTTCGCCTGGGGCACTTCCAGTCGCTCGTCGAAGATGGTCCACGGCGGGCTGCGTTACATCGCCAAGGGCCAGTTCGGCCTGACCCGGGCCTCGGTGCGGGAGCGTCAGCGCCTGCTGGCGGAGGCGCCGGGCCTGGTGGACCCCCTGAGTTTCGTCATGCCGCACCGGGGTGGCTTTCCCGGGCCGCGGGTGTTCGGCGGCCTGCTGGCGGTCTACGACGCGCTGGCGGGAAAGCGCAACCACCTGTTCTACCCCCTGCAAGAGCTGCACTTCCTGGTGCCGGGGTTGGACGAGTCCGGACTGGAGGGGGGGACACGCTTCTTCGACGCGGTCACCGACGACGCGCGGCTCGTCATGCGGGTGCTCGGGGAGGCGCGCGCCGAGGGTGGCGAGGCGCTCAACGGCATGCGGGTGCTGGGCCTCCAGCGGGAAGGTGCGCGGGTGACAGGCCTGGAGGCCGAGGATGCGGAAAGTGGCCGGCGCTTCCGATTTCGCGCCCGTGCCGTGGCCCTGGCCACCGGTGCCTGGGCTGACCGCCTGCGCCGTCCGGAGGGCAGGGCCCACGTCCGCCCGCTGCGGGGCAGTCACCTGCTGTTGCCGGGCTGGCGCCTGCCACTGGCCCATGCCATCAGCTTCATGCACCCGGCGGATGGCCGGCCGGTGTTCGTCTTCCCCTGGGAGGGCGCCACCGTGGTCGGCACCACCGACCTGGACCACGAGGGGCCGCTGGATGAGGACGCGCAAATCAGCTCGGCGGAGGTGGATTACCTCCTGGCGGCCTGCGCGCAGGAGTTCCCCGCAGCCCGGATCGGTCGGGCGGATGTGCTCTCCACCTGGGCCGGCGTGCGGCCGGTGGTGAGCGAGGGCGACGCGCGGCTCAAGCCCTCCGATGAGAAGCGCGAGCACGCGCTCTGGGTGGAACCCGGTTGCGTGACCCTGGCGGGGGGCAAGCTGACCACCTTCCGGCTGCTGGCCCTGGAGGTGCTGCGGGCCTGCACCGGGTTCGTCGGGCGTCGCTGGACGGAGGCGTCAGGTCCGGTGTTCGCGCCGACTCCGACGGTGAAGCTGCCGACCTTGTCGCCGGCACAAGGCCTGCGCCTGGCGGGGCGCCTGGGTCGCGCCTTGCCCTCGCTGGTGCCCTGGGTCGCCGCCCTGGGCGCTGAGCGGGTCGGCGCCACCGATACCCTCTGGGCCGAGCTGGCCTGGGCGGCCCAGGGCGAACTGGTGCTGCACCTGGACGACCTGTTGCTGCGGCGCACCCGTATCGGCCTGCTCCTGGCTGAAGGCGGCCGTGTCGAGTTGCCGCGTATCCGTGCCCTCTGCCAGCCCCTGCTGGGGTGGGACGACGCCCGCTGGGCGGATGAGGAAGATCACTACCTGACTCTCTGGCGGCGTTGCTACAGCCTGCCGGACAAGGATGCATCGTGA
- the moaB gene encoding molybdenum cofactor biosynthesis protein B — protein MSHKAEAVFVPLNIAVLTVSDTRSLETDTSGQLFVDRLTAAGHSLSARVLLKDDLYKIRAQVAAWIADDVTQVVLITGGTGFTGRDSTPEAVACLLDKQVEGFGEYFRQISVADIGTSTMQSRALAGLANNTLVCCLPGSTNACRTAWDGILSEQLDNRHRPCNFVPHLKAVAACESRG, from the coding sequence ATGAGTCACAAGGCCGAGGCGGTATTCGTGCCGCTCAACATTGCCGTTCTTACCGTCAGTGATACCCGCAGCCTGGAGACCGACACCTCAGGCCAGCTCTTCGTCGATCGCCTGACCGCCGCGGGTCACAGCCTGTCGGCGCGGGTGCTGCTGAAGGATGACCTGTACAAGATCCGCGCCCAGGTAGCCGCCTGGATCGCCGACGACGTCACCCAGGTGGTGCTGATCACCGGTGGTACCGGCTTCACCGGCCGCGACAGCACTCCCGAGGCGGTGGCCTGCCTGCTGGACAAGCAGGTGGAAGGCTTCGGCGAGTACTTCCGGCAGATTTCCGTGGCCGATATCGGCACCTCCACCATGCAGTCCCGCGCCCTGGCCGGGCTGGCCAACAACACGCTGGTGTGCTGCCTGCCGGGTTCCACCAACGCCTGCCGCACCGCCTGGGACGGCATCCTCTCCGAGCAACTGGACAACCGCCATCGTCCCTGCAATTTCGTCCCGCACCTGAAGGCGGTGGCGGCTTGCGAGAGCCGGGGATGA
- the gliR gene encoding AraC family transcriptional regulator GliR encodes MQPLGYTSVPALIKYLRHAEHLGLDPAATLAAAGIRPEDLADNGKRLPSEVHERLLGHLARTSGDPLFGLHAARYVQPGSWSVLGYITMNCATLGEAMSRIAPYEKLVGDMGVSRIEADADLVRMVWSCRHQDPLIRRHMVENVLASWLLYARWIADMQRSPREVWFEHALPAETEIDAYEEVFGCPVRFEQPCSALLVPLDYLVLPLRQADANLLRTLEEHALALMAGLDDDEPLPQRVKNALRLLLKDGLPRKERVAEKFSMTVRTLQRHLQNAGTSYQQILDELRQELAEHYLLRSDLPIQDIAFYLGFTESRSFHRSFKAWTGQTPGEFREARRHG; translated from the coding sequence ATGCAACCCCTCGGCTATACCTCGGTTCCCGCCCTGATCAAGTACCTGCGCCATGCCGAACACCTCGGCCTGGACCCGGCCGCGACCCTGGCCGCCGCCGGTATCCGCCCGGAAGACCTGGCGGACAACGGCAAGCGCCTGCCCAGCGAGGTCCACGAGCGGCTGCTGGGTCATCTGGCCCGCACGTCCGGCGACCCCCTCTTCGGCCTCCACGCCGCCCGCTACGTCCAACCCGGGTCCTGGAGCGTGCTGGGCTACATCACCATGAACTGCGCCACCCTGGGCGAGGCGATGAGCCGCATCGCCCCCTACGAGAAGCTGGTGGGCGACATGGGCGTGAGCCGTATCGAGGCCGATGCCGACCTGGTGCGAATGGTCTGGTCCTGTCGTCATCAGGACCCGCTGATCCGCCGCCACATGGTGGAGAACGTGCTGGCGTCCTGGCTGCTCTACGCGCGCTGGATCGCCGACATGCAACGCTCCCCCCGGGAAGTCTGGTTCGAGCATGCCCTGCCGGCAGAGACGGAGATCGACGCGTACGAGGAGGTGTTCGGCTGTCCGGTGCGTTTCGAGCAGCCCTGCAGCGCCCTGCTGGTGCCCCTGGACTACCTCGTCCTGCCCCTGCGGCAGGCCGACGCCAACCTGCTGCGTACCCTGGAAGAACACGCCCTGGCGCTGATGGCGGGCCTGGACGATGACGAACCGCTGCCGCAACGGGTGAAGAACGCCCTGCGCCTGCTGCTCAAGGACGGCCTGCCGCGCAAGGAAAGGGTCGCGGAGAAGTTCAGCATGACGGTGCGCACCCTGCAGCGGCACCTGCAGAACGCCGGCACCAGCTACCAGCAGATCCTCGACGAACTGCGCCAGGAGCTGGCCGAGCACTACCTGCTGCGCAGCGACCTGCCGATCCAGGACATCGCCTTCTACCTGGGTTTCACCGAATCCCGCTCATTCCACCGCAGCTTCAAGGCCTGGACCGGCCAGACGCCGGGGGAATTCCGCGAGGCGAGACGTCATGGCTGA
- a CDS encoding molybdopterin molybdotransferase MoeA, producing the protein MSGCDHPGLMPVEDALARLLALAEAASITASESVDLAEADGRVLAEPLVSGIDLPPWDNSAMDGYALRLADWQGEPLVVSQRILAGNAPEPLEPGTCARIFTGAPLPEGADLVEMQENVEVLPDGRVRFLQPLRAGQNVRVRGQETRTGETVLTAGTRLGPIETGLCASLGAARLTVRRRPVVAVVSTGDELVPPGQPLGPGQIYNSNRSLLIAWLRRLGCAVVDAGILADDLALTREALAQLHGVDLILSTGGVSVGEADFLGAALREEGELALWKLAIKPGKPLTFGHFRGVPVIGLPGNPASTLVTFGLLARPYLLRRLGVQEVTPLGFDVPAGFVWKKPGNRREYLRARLENGRAVIYPNQSSGVLRSAAWAEGLVEVLEGTTLAEGDRLRFIPLSELLG; encoded by the coding sequence ATGAGCGGCTGCGACCATCCGGGCCTGATGCCGGTCGAGGATGCCCTGGCGCGCCTGTTGGCACTGGCCGAGGCGGCTTCGATCACGGCGAGCGAAAGCGTCGACCTGGCGGAGGCGGATGGCCGTGTGCTGGCCGAGCCCCTGGTTTCGGGCATCGACCTGCCGCCCTGGGACAACAGCGCCATGGACGGGTACGCCTTGCGCCTGGCGGACTGGCAGGGCGAGCCCCTGGTGGTCAGCCAGCGGATCCTCGCGGGCAACGCGCCGGAGCCGCTTGAGCCCGGCACCTGCGCGCGCATCTTCACCGGTGCGCCGCTGCCGGAGGGCGCCGACCTGGTGGAAATGCAGGAGAACGTCGAGGTCCTGCCCGATGGCCGGGTGCGCTTCCTGCAGCCCCTGCGGGCCGGCCAGAACGTCCGCGTCCGTGGCCAGGAAACCCGTACCGGCGAAACCGTGCTGACTGCCGGAACCCGGCTCGGCCCCATCGAAACGGGCCTGTGCGCCTCCCTCGGCGCCGCCCGTCTGACGGTGCGCCGCCGCCCGGTGGTGGCGGTGGTGTCCACCGGCGACGAACTGGTACCGCCGGGCCAGCCCCTGGGGCCCGGGCAGATCTACAACAGCAACCGCAGCCTGCTGATCGCCTGGTTGCGGCGCCTGGGTTGCGCGGTGGTGGATGCGGGCATCCTCGCCGATGACCTGGCGCTGACCCGTGAGGCGCTGGCGCAGTTGCACGGGGTCGACCTGATCCTGTCCACGGGCGGCGTGTCGGTGGGCGAGGCGGACTTCCTCGGTGCGGCACTGCGGGAAGAGGGCGAGCTGGCCCTGTGGAAGCTGGCCATCAAACCGGGCAAGCCGCTGACCTTCGGGCATTTCCGTGGTGTGCCGGTGATCGGCCTGCCGGGCAACCCCGCCTCCACCCTGGTCACCTTCGGCCTGCTGGCGCGCCCCTACCTGCTGCGCCGCCTGGGTGTGCAGGAGGTGACGCCGCTCGGCTTCGACGTGCCGGCCGGGTTCGTCTGGAAGAAACCGGGCAACCGCCGCGAATACCTGCGTGCGCGCCTGGAGAACGGCCGCGCGGTGATTTACCCGAACCAGAGCTCCGGCGTGCTGCGCAGCGCGGCCTGGGCCGAGGGGCTGGTGGAGGTGCTGGAGGGCACCACGCTGGCGGAAGGCGACCGCCTGCGGTTCATTCCGTTGAGCGAATTGCTGGGCTGA
- the mobA gene encoding molybdenum cofactor guanylyltransferase MobA, whose product MSDNPLPACSVLLLSGGRGQRMGGRDKGLLEWRGRPLIAWLHARVRPWTDDLIISCNRNLDRYRPWADQLVQDDSTDYQGPLAGIRAGLAAARHEQVLILPCDAPRVDDTLITQLLEAAGEHPVMVRMGRYWEPLFCVLPRAVLPALEAGWQAGERSPQRILRHLAPVAVDVPEGDPRLANFNTPDLLLGNGIVDG is encoded by the coding sequence ATGTCCGACAATCCCCTTCCCGCCTGCTCTGTCCTGCTGCTCTCCGGTGGCCGGGGCCAGCGCATGGGCGGTCGCGACAAGGGGTTGCTGGAGTGGCGCGGTCGCCCCCTGATCGCCTGGCTCCACGCACGCGTCCGCCCCTGGACCGACGACCTGATCATCTCCTGCAACCGCAACCTGGACCGCTACCGTCCCTGGGCCGACCAGTTGGTTCAGGACGACAGCACCGACTACCAGGGCCCCCTCGCCGGCATCCGTGCCGGGCTCGCCGCCGCGCGCCACGAGCAGGTGCTGATCCTGCCCTGCGACGCGCCCCGGGTCGATGACACCCTGATCACCCAATTGCTGGAAGCCGCCGGCGAGCACCCGGTGATGGTGCGCATGGGCCGCTACTGGGAACCCCTCTTCTGCGTCCTGCCCCGCGCCGTGCTGCCGGCGCTGGAAGCCGGCTGGCAAGCCGGGGAACGCAGCCCGCAACGCATCCTCCGCCACCTCGCCCCGGTGGCCGTGGACGTACCGGAGGGCGATCCGCGCCTGGCCAACTTCAATACCCCGGACCTGCTGCTGGGTAATGGAATCGTCGACGGCTGA